A region from the Lycium ferocissimum isolate CSIRO_LF1 unplaced genomic scaffold, AGI_CSIRO_Lferr_CH_V1 ctg18095, whole genome shotgun sequence genome encodes:
- the LOC132042813 gene encoding uncharacterized protein LOC132042813, translating to MDKYVTKLYIGCSRPSVSSHITPEIQRETIPSRPSNVDCILEFGSLEHDPKVRRPISQCSPNIQENVRRYYIQKGPYQSKPKEFPKTKFGDKMRQFNPRWYKPPYFGWLEYSIKDDAAFCLCCYLLKNEFESRDNAGRAFADNGFRSWNHGPERLK from the coding sequence ATGGATAAATACGTGACTAAGTTGTACATTGGATGTAGCCGTCCATCCGTTAGTTCGCATATAACTCCAGAAATTCAAAGAGAGACAATTCCATCCCGTCCTTCAAATGTTGATTGTATTCTTGAGTTCGGATCTCTTGAACACGATCCCAAAGTAAGAAGACCCATTTCTCAGTGTAGTCCTAACATTCAAGAAAATGTGAGGAGATATTATATTCAGAAAGGGCCTTATCAATCGAAACCAAAAGAATTTCCTAAAACTAAGTTTGGAGACAAGATGCGTCAATTTAATCCTAGGTGGTATAAGCCTCCATATTTTGGCTGGTTGGAATATAGCATAAAAGATGATGCTGcattttgtttgtgttgttatttgttaaaaaatgaatttgaaagtcgTGATAATGCAGGGAGAGCATTTGCAGACAATGGTTTTAGGAGTTGGAACCATGGTCCGGAGAGACTTAAATAA